In the Sandaracinus amylolyticus genome, GTCTCGCCGCCGCCGCACCTTCACCTCTCGTACGCGGAGAACGAGTGGGCGGTCGGCGCGTACCTCGGCGTCTCGCACGGCACGAGCGTCTCGTGGCCCTCGGCGCCCGACGCGTGGTGGGGGCGCTTCGAGGCGATGAGCACGAACCTCCTCGTGTTCCGCGCCGCGCCGTTCTTCTCGCTGCGGCTCGGCGGCGAGCACGGCCTCCTGCGCGACTTCCCGGACATCCGGCTCTCGATCGGCGCCCACGTCGACACCGCGCGCGCCGAGACCCGCCGCCAGCTCGACTTCATCGACGTCGAGGGCTCGGTGCACGTGCTGATGTGGGGCGCGGGCGTGGGCGGCGATGCCTCGATCTTCTGGCAGGCGACCCCGGAATTCGCGCTCGGCGCCTCGTACAAGAGCCGCACCTGGATGCGCGCGACGGGCGACGCCGACTTCACGGTGCCGCCGCCGTTCCTCGGCCGCGCGCCGGACCAGCACGCGTCGACCGAGCTCGTGATCCCGGATCGCCTGACCTTCGGCGCGGCGTGGCAGCAGCGCGAGTTCGGCGTGTTCGCCGACGTGGGCTGGACCGCGTGGAGCGTGCGCGACCGGCAGCGCGTCGACTTCGAGCGCGAGACCACGACCGACAGCGACGTGCCGCAGAATTGGCGCGACACCTGGGTGTTCCGGCTCGGCGGCGAGGTCACGCCGATCGACTGGTTCCACGCGCGGGCGGGCCTCTTCTACGACATGGAGGCGTCGCCCCCCGACACGCTGGGACCGGCGTCGCCCGACATGGCGCGCTTCGGCGTGACGCTCGGCATGGGCTTCGACGTGACCCGCGAGATCGGGATCGACGCGAGCTACTCGTACGTGACGTTCATCGGCCGCGAGTCGACCAGCCAGGACGCGCCGCTGGCGCGCTACTGGGGCGATCTGCACGTGGTCTCGTTCACGGCGCGGCTGGCGGTGGACCCGACGCCCGAGCCGCCGGTGGTGGAAGAGATCGTGACCGACGTTCGCCCGGCGGAGCCGGTGGTCGCCCCGGAAGAGACCGCCCCGCCGCCGGTCGTCGAGGAAGCGCCCCCGGTCGAGACGCCGGAGGAGCTGGCGCCGCCGCCCGCGACCGAGACGACGACCGAAGCGCCGGCCGCGCCGCGTCGTCAGCGCGCACGCTGACCGAACGGTCGCGTTACTTCCGGGCTCTCAGGACGCCGTGCGAGACGTGTCTCGCACGGCGTTTTTGCGTGTTTCGCGGGGATTTCGCGCTCGGCAGCGCGTCGCCGGGCAGTGTCAGTGAGAGCGGATTGACACGCTGAGGCTACAATGTAGGGCTCCCCGTTGACGGGCTCTCGTCGGCTGCGCAAGGCTCGTACACCTGTCGAATATTCGGCGGTTCGAGCTCGAGGAGGCTGAATGAGCACCCGTTGTTTCGCTGCGGCTCTCCTAGCCCTCACAAATTTAGTTCCAGCCGGATGCACCTCGGAGGGTGGTCCCACCGGCGTCCACGACGACGCGCTCGTCGAGACCCCGGTCGACACCTTCGCGGCGGTCGCCCAGGCGAACCACCCCGAGGGCGCCGGGGCCTACGGCGTCTGGTACGACGCGACCCACAACACGTTCGGCACCCCGTCGCGCAGCACGCTCGCCGGCGCCCCCGCGATGCGCATCGACGACGGCGGGTTCGCGAACGGCGTGTACGCCATCTATCGCGCCGCCATCCCGGCCGACGGCACCTACCAGCTCTCGGTGCCGGTCCAGGTGGTCGAGACCGGCGCGACGTCGACGAACGGCATCCGCGCGTTCCAGGTCGGCGTCGCGGTCGGCGCCGGCGCGGTGCACCGCGGGCCGAACCCGAGCGCGCTGCCGGGGCTCGGCGTGTCCGCGAGCTACACGGGCCTGACCACCGCCGACGACACCGCGCGTGGCCCCCAGACGCTCGTGACCGGCGAGTTCGACGCCCACGCGGGCGACGACGTGCTCATCGCCTTCGGCACCGACGTGACGAGCGGCACCTGGAGCGCGGGGTCGGCGACCTGGGGCGGTCACGTCCTGGTCGGCGCGATCACGCTGCTCTCGACGGCGCCCTCGGACGGCTCGATCGTCGCCGACGACGACGAGGGCGCGCCCGAGTTCACCCAGCAGGGCGCGTGGACGGTCAGCAGCGGCGTCGGGCACGCGGGCGGGCACTACCGCTTCGCGTCGACCGGCAACGCGACGAGCACCGCGACGTGGGAAGCGGTGGTCGAGCCCGGCTACTACGACGTGCACGTGACCTACCGCGCGGGCTCGAACCGCGCGACGGCCGCGCACTACACGATCGAGTCGAACGGCACGAGCGTCTCGACCTCGGTCAACCAGCGCACGCGCGATCAGCAGTGGGTCTACGTCGGCGGGGTCGACGCGTCGGCGACCGGCGTGGTGCGGGTGACGCTCTCGGCCGCGCAGAGCCTGCCCTCGGGCTCGGTGGTGATCGCCGATGCGGTGCGCCTCGTCCCCGGCGTCGCGCCCGGCGTCGACGAGCCCGAGATGCGCGTCGCGGCGGTCACCGTGTTCGATGGCCTCTCGGACGTCGGTGCGATCCAGTCGATCGTCGACGAGATCGCGGCCCATCGGTACAACGCGATCGCCGTCCACACGCGCTACCGCGGCGACGCGACGTACATCCCGAACCGCGCCGACGCGACGTATCCGAACGCCGAGCCGCGCAGCGCGCTCGTCGGCGACGTCGACGTGCTCGCGGAATTCGTCGCGCGCGCGCATCCCCGCGGCCTGAAGGTCTTCGCGTACGTGAACACGCACCTCGTCACCGAGGGCGCGGCGTCGCCGAGCGCTCCCGGGCACGTGGTGAACGCGCACCCCGAGTGGCGAACCTACGCGTACAACGGCGGCGCTCCGGTCGTGCAGACGCCGGCGCACGACCCCGAGGGGATGTGGCTCGAGCCCGCCCTGCCCGAGGTGCGCGAGTACCTCGCGGACATCGTCGGCGACATCGCGACGAACTACGAGATCGACGGCGTCATCCTCGATCGCATCCGGTACCCGCAGACCGCGTTCACCCGCGAGAACCGGGACTTCGGCTACCACCCCGAGGCGATCGAGCGCTTCAACCGTCGGTTCCGCCGCGAGGGCGTGCCGAGCCCGCGCGATGCGGACTGGATCGCGTTCCGCCAGGAGGCGATCACCGACACGGTCGCGGCGATCCACCGCCGTCTCGAGCGGATCGACGGCGATCTGATCCTGCTCGCGTACCCGCTCGGCCGGCTCAACGACGCGCTCCAGTTCAACTACCAGGACTGGCCGACGTGGATGACCGAGGGCGCGATCGACGGCGTGCTCCCGCAGATCTACACCGCGGACAACGCGGCGTTCGCGACGAGCCTCGCGGCGCACGCGGACGCGTACGGCGGGGATCGCCTGCTCGGCGTGACGCTCGATGCGTTCCGGCCGGGCGTGGACCTCGCGGGGCAGATCGAGACCGCACGGCTCGCCGGGTTCGCGGGCAGCTCGCCGTTCCGCCACGGGACGATGGGTGACCTCGGGTACCTCGAGCAGGCGCGCGCGGCGTGGCCCGGCACCGCGGAGTGGCCGGCGATGCCGTGGAAGAACGCGCGCGTCGAGCGACTCGACCACCACGGCGTGTGCGCCGACGACCTGACGCGCCGCCGGTTCCGGGTGCGGAACCCGAACGCGTGGTCGATCCCGGTGGAGTGGCGCGTCGTCGGGACGAGCGACGAGGGCGTGTACTTCGCGCCCCCGGGTGACTCGTTCTACGAGGTCGCCGGGGATCGCTGGCTGCCGAGCGTGTCGCTGCTGACGTGGCGGAACGAGCGCGGCCTCCGCCTGACGGCGCCCGCCATCGCCCTGCCGAGGCGCTGCCGCTGAGCCGCGTGCGACGTGCGGTGTCGGCGTCGCCGGACGCCCACACCGCACGCCGCGGCGGCACCTGCTCGTCCGCGTGTCGGGGAAAACCCGTATTTGGACGTCACCCCACGGTGACAACGTCGCCCCCCGGACGCGGCACCCACGTTCGGTCTTCGCCGAGCAGGCACGACCGACGCGCGACCCGGCCGCTGGAACATTTCTGTTGGAGGTGAGCATGAGACTGCGTCGAGCTTGGTGGAACGTGACCGTGATGGCGGCGCTCGCGTTGCCACTGGTCGCGTGCGGCGACGACGACGGTCCGGTCGACGAGACCGATGCCGCGACGAGCCCGGACGCGGGTCGCACCGATGGCGGCACGCCGCCGATCGACTCGGGCCGCGCCGACGCGGGCGGCGGTGACGCCGGCGGGAGCGACGCCGGCGCCGACGCTTGGGTGCCGGCCGAGGGCCCGGTGGTCACGGCGGCGGATCCGACGAGCGTCGCGCAGGGCTCGGGCGTCGTGCTCGACGGCCTGCGGCTCGCCGATCCGACCGGCGTGACGATCGGCGGGGTCGCGCAGACGGTCTCGGCGAGCACCGCGACGTCGATCACGATCGACGCGGTCGCGGCGACGACCCCGACCGGGACGCAGCCGGTGCTCGTCACGACGGCGGACGGGACGAGCCCGGCGTTCGACGTGACGGTGCTCGAGCCGCTCGCGGTGGTGAGCGCGGCGGGGCCGACCGCGACGTCGGTGGTCGTGACGTTCTCGCGCGAGGTCGACGCCGCGAGCGTCACGGCGGCGCGCTTCACCATCGCGGGGCTCACGGTCAGCGCGGCCAGCGCGTCGGGCGTCATGGTGACGCTGACGACGAGCGCCCAGACGCCCGAGGCGGACTACACGGTGGCGGTCGCGGCCGACGTGACCGACACGTTCGGCAACGCGCTGACCGGCACCGACGAGGCGGCGTTCGTCGGGTTCGAGCCGACGGTGCCGGTGATCACGAACATCGCGCCGATGCACGTCGTGCCGGGCGACTCGGAGCTCACGCTCACCGGAACGAACCTCGCGGGCGCGACGGTGACGATCGGCGGCGCGGCGCAGGTGATCACGAGCAGCAGCGCGACCGAGATCGTGATCGGCGCGGTCTCGGCCAGCACGCCGCTCGGCGCGCAGCCGGTGGTCGCGACCCTCGGGGGCATCGACAGCGCGGCGATGGACGTGCAGGTCGTCGACGCGTTCCGCATCGTGGGCGCGACCGCGACCAACGCGACGACGGTCGAGGTCGAGTTCAACCGCGACGTGCACGCACCGGTGGTCGCGCCGGCGCGCTTCACGATCAGCGGGGGCCTGACGGTGAGCGCAGCGAGCGTGGCGGGCGACACCGTGACGCTGACGACGTCGGCGCAGACCGCGGGCACGACCTACACCCTCGGCGCCGACGAGATGCTGCTCGACACGTTCGGCATCCCGGTGACCGCGGACACCGCGGCGTTCACGGGGTACGTGGCTCCGCCGCCGAGCGACTTCGTGGTCACGCGCGTCGGTGACGGGAGCGCGGCGCTGTCCTCCGCGGCGACCGCGGTGTTCCTCGAGCGCCGCGCGATCTCGGACGGGGCGCTGATCGCGACGCTGCCGATGCCGGTCGCGTCGAGCGGCGCGAGCTTCGCGTTCACGATGAACGGGAGCAATCGCCCCGACGGCGCGCTCTCGCGCTCGCCGGACGGCCGGTTCCTCGCGCTCGCGGGGTACCAGTCGGTCCCCGGCACCGCGACCGTTCAGTCGACGACGCTCCCGCGCGTGGTCGCGGTGGTCAGCGCCGACGACTTCACCACGCCCGCCGGGGTCGACACCTCGACCACGCTGGGCACCACGTTCGCCGGTTCGCCGCCGACCGCAGTGCGCGGCGCCGTCACCGACGGCACGAGCATCTGGGTGAACGGCGGCTTCGGCGGCGTTCACACGACCACGCTCGGCGGCTCGAGCACGACCCAGGTCACCGCGGTGCCGAGCCCGGGCCGCGTGCTCGGGATCTACGGCGGACAGCTCTACACGGTCGCGGGCATGGCGACCACGTCGGCCGCCGGCCTCTGGCAGGTGGGGACCGGCACGCCGACCGCGTCGGGCACGACCTCGACGGTCGTGGCCGAGACCACGACTCCGTACGGATTCGCGGTGCTCGACGTCGATCCCACCGTGCCGGGGGTCGACCGCATCTACCTCGCGGACGACGGCGGCGCGACCGCGGGTGGCGTGAAGCGGTTCCGCCTCGTGAGCGGCACCTGGACCCACGACCCTGCGACCGATCGCTTCCCGGCGGTGGTGCGCTTCCTCGCCTGCATGGTCGTCGGGAGCGACGTCGTGTGCCTCGGCACCCGCGAGAACGCGGTCATCCGGATGACGGACGAGGGTGGCAGCGCTCCGGCGAGCGCGGCCGCGTTCACGACGATCGCCACGCCCGGGACCAACACCGAGTTCCGCGGCATCGCCATCGCTCCCGTTCCCTGAGGTCGCATCACCGAATGAGATACCGAATCGGTCCCTCCTGGTTCCGCGCCTTCCTCCTCGCCGCGTGTCTGACGGCATGCGGCGACGACGACGGATCACTGCTCGACGCCGGTCACGATGCGGGCGCGCCCGACGCAGGCTCGCTCGACGCAGGCGACGATGCGGGCAGTGACGACGATGGAGGGACCGATGGCGGTGCGCTCGACGCGGGCTCGGACGCCGGCTCCGACGCCGGTCCGCACGACGCCGGCCCGCCCGCGCTGCTCGACGTCTCGCACGATCGCGAGCTCCGCGCGATCTGGCTCTCGACCGTGTTCCGCCTCGACTTCCCGTCGGCGGTGGGCATCGGTCCGGCCCAGGCTCGCGCGGAGCTGATCGCGATCGCCGACGTCTGTCGCGCCGCGGGGATCAACGCGATCTTCCTCCAGGTGCGGCCCGAGAGCGACGCGCTCTACGCGTCCACGCTCGAGCCCTGGAGCCGCTTCCTCACCGACGTGCAGGGCGTGGGGCCGGGCTGGGATCCGCTCGGGCTCCTGCTCGAGATCGCGCACGAGCGCGGCATCGAGGTGCACGCCTGGGTGAACCCCTATCGCGCGCTGACGTCGACCTCGGTCGCGACCGCGGCGAGCCACGTCACGCAGCGCTTCCCCGACGCGGCGATCACCTACAACAACGCGGTCGTCATGAACCCCGCCGACGCGGCGGTGCGCGCGCACGTCGTGTCGGTCGTGACCGAGATCGTGCGCGAGTACGACGTCGACGGCGTCGTGTTCGACGACTACTTCTACCCGTACTCCGACGGGACGCCGTTCCCCGACTCCGCGTCGTACCAGGCGTACGTCGACGCGGGAGGCGTGCTGAGCCTCGCGGACTGGCGCCGCGACAACGTGAACCAGCTCGTCTCCGCGGTCTCCGCCGCGATCAAGGCGGAGAAGCCGTGGGTCATGTGGGGCATCGCGCCGTTCGGCATCTATCGCCCCGGCATGCCGCCCGGCGTGACCGGCACCGACGCGTACACCGTGCTCGCCGCGGACTCGGTGCGCTGGATCAGCGAGGGCTGGGTCGACTACCTCGCGCCGCAGCTCTACTGGTCGACGGTCTCGACCGGTCAGCCCTTCGGCGCGCTCGTCTCGTGGTGGGCCGATCTCGCGCCGCCGGGGCGCTTCGTGATCCCGAGCCTCGGGCTCTATCGCACCGGCGCGGAGTGGACGACGACCGAGTTCGAGACCGAGGTCGCGCTCACGCGCGCCGAGCGCCCTCGGACCGCGGGCAACACGTGGTTCCGCTACCAGACGCTCGCGCAGAACACGCGCGGTGAGCGCGCGATGCTCGCCGGCCTCTACGCGACGCCGGCGCGCCCGCCTGCGGTGATCGAGACCGCGGGCGACGTCGTCGAGCCGCCCGTCGTGATGCGCACGGCGGGCAACGTCACGCTCTCGCACCCGAGCCCCACGACGATCCGCGGGTACGCCGTCTACCGCGACGTCGCGGGCAGCTTCGAGATCGATCGCTGGGTCCCCTCGAGCGCTCCCTCCACGTCGCTCGGCCGAGGCCGCTGGGCGATCTCCGCGATCGCGCGCGGCGGCGCGGAGAGCCAGGGCGTCGAGGTGCTCGTCCCTTGAGAAAGGTCCGTCCGATGATCGCTCGCCGGTCTCTGTCTCCTCTCACGTTCCTCGCCTGCGCGATCGCGGTGTGCGCGCACGTCGGGGTCGTGCACGCGCAGGACGCGGATGCGCGCGCGCAGTCGCGCACGCGCTTCGAGCGCGGCGTGCAGCTCCTCGCCGACGCGGCGTACGCCGACGCGGTGCGCGAGCTCGAAGCGGCGCGCTCGCTCTATCCGACCGCGTCGATCCACTTCAACCTCGGCCTCGCGTATCGAGGGACCGGGCGCGCGCGCGACGCGATCGACTCGTTCGAGCGCTTCCTCGCGGCGGTGGGAGCGACCGGCGACCCGGCGCGCGTGGAGGAGGTGAACCGCTATCTGCGCACGCTGCGATCGACGCTGGCGCGGCTGCGCATCCAGGTCTCGCCGCCCGACGCGCGGGTGTCGATCGACGGAGAGCCCGCGGCCGTCGGCACGACCGAGATCGCGCTCGACCCGGGGCGCCACGCGGTCGTCGCGACCGCGCCCGGGCACGCGGAGATGCGCCGCGAGGTCGAGCTCGCGCCCGGCAGCAGCACGACCGAGGTGCTCGCGCTCGAGCGCGTGAGCACGCGCGGCACGCTGGTGCTCGACGTCACGCCCGAGGACGCGTCGGTGAGCCTCGACGGCGCGCCCCGCGGCGCGGGCGACCAGCAGATCGATCTCGACCCCGGCGCGTACACGCTCGCGGTGAGCGCAGGCGGTCGCGACGTGACGCGCGCGTTCTCGATCGCGGCGGGCCAGCGCCTCGGTCTCTCGCTCGAGGTGCCGCAGGGCGGCGAGGACCTCACGTGGCTGTGGGTCGTGCTCGGCGTGGTCGCGGTCGGCGCGGCCGCCGGGGTCACGGCGGCGGTGCTCTACGAGCCCGACGTCCAAGCGCCGCTGATGCCGAACCTCGGGGTCGTCGTGACCGAGCTGGGGGCGCGATGAAGCACGCGATCCATGCCGCGCTCCTCGTCGCGACGCTCGCGTCGTGCACCCAGGCGCGCACCCAGATCATGCTGCGGGTCCGCACCGACATGGCGCAGGGCCCGAGCGCCACGCTCGCCGCGATCCGCATCCGCGTGAGCAACGACGGCGCCGTCACGCCCGCGCACGACCAGCGCTACGCGCTCGGCACCGACGTGATGCTGCCGAGCACGCTCGGCGTGGTGCCCGATGCGCAGCGCGATGCGCTGCTCTCGATCGAGATCGACGCGCTCGGTCCGGGCGACACGCTGCTCTTCACGCACCGCGCGCAGGCGCGCTACGTCGAGGAGCGCACGCTGCTGCTCGACGTGTTCCTCGCGGCGCGCTGTCGCGAGGCGGTCGCGCGCGACTGCGACGACGGACAGACGTGCGGCCCGAACGGCTGCGAGCCGGTGCTGCGCAGCGATCTGCCCGAGTTCGATCCCGACGCGCCCGTGCCCGACGCCGGTGTGATCGGAGACGGCGGCGGCACCGATGCTTGCACCGCGATGTGCAGCGGCGCGTGCGTCGACACCACGACCGACCCGGCGCACTGCGGCGACTGCGGCATGGGGTGCGATCCGCCCGCGAGCCACGGCGAGGCGAGCTGCTTCGAGAGCACGTGCACGTACGCGTGCGAGGCCGGCTACCACGTGTGCGGCGACGACTGCGTGTCGAACCGCTCGCTCTCGACGTGCGGCGACTCGTGCGAGCCGTGCGCCGCGCCGTCGGGCGGCAACGGCGTCGCGTCGTGCGACGGAGCGCGCTGCGGCTTCCGCTGCGACCCCGGCTACCAGCGCACCAGCGATGGATGCGTGCCCGGGCCGAACGTCGAGCCGCCGCGCCCGATCTCGCCGCTCTCGCTGAGCCGCGTGACCTCGCTGCGTCCGACGTTCCGCTGGGCGCTCGCGTCGGGCAGCGACGGCGCGCTGGTGCAGGTCTGCGAGGACCGCGCGTGCGCCCGCATCATCGCGGCCGAAGAGGTCGGCAGCGGCGCCACGAGCCTGCAGCTCGGGGCCGATCTCGCGCTCCCGGCGAGCGGCTCGCGCCGCGTGTACTTCCGGCTCTTCGGGCGCTCCGGCCCCGCGACGGGATCGAGCCCGAGCGTCGTGTGGTCGTTCGAGCTGCCCGCGCGCAGCGCCGAGCACGAGACCGCGTTCGGAACGCTCTACGACGTGAACGCCGACGGCCACTCCGATCTCGCGGTGGGCAGCGAGGGCGACTCGGTCGTGCTCTACACCGGCTCCGACAGCGGCCTCACCCGCGTGACCGGCGCGCTCACGCAGACCGGCGGCTCGCAGTTCGGCGCGGCCGTCGCCGCCGCGGGGGACGTCGACGGCGACGGCTACGCCGATCTCGTGCTCGGCGCGCCCGCCTTCCGGCGCGCGTATCTCTATCGCGGCAGCACGGGCGGCCTCGGCAACACCCCGCTCTCGTTCGTCGGCGCGGCCGCGGCGACCGAGTTCGGCCGCACCGTCGCGCCCGCCGGCGACGTGAACGGCGATGGCTACGCCGACGTGCTCGTCGGCGCGCCGAGCGCGGCGATGGTCGCGCTCTACGTCGGCGCCGCGACGCCCGACTCGAGCGCCGACGTGATGCTCGCGGGGCCGGCGGGATCGCGCTTCGGCGCGTCGCTCTCGTCGCTCGGCGATCTCGACGGCGATGGTCGTCACGAGTTCGCGATCGGCGCGCCGGGAGAGGGCCGCGTGTACCTCTTCCGCGGCGCCGCGACGCTCCCCGCTTCGCTCGCGCAGAGCGACGCGTTCGCGTTCCTCGAGGGCCCGGCGGGCGCGGACTTCGGCGCCGCGATCGCCGGCGCGCTCGACGTGAGCGGCGACGGGCGCCCCGATCTCCTCGTGTCGTCGCCGAGCGCCGGGGCGGGCGAGAGCGGCATCCGGCTCTTCCTCGGCAACACCGAGGGCGGGCTCGAGAACGAGGCCTCGAGCGAGTGGAGCGCGCCCGGCGCGCCCTCGTCGACGACGCAGTTCGGCGCGTCCCTCCACGCCAACGGCGACGTGAACCGCGACGGCTACGACGACTGGGTGGTCGGCGCGCCCGGCGTCGTGCGCGCGTACGTGTTCCGCGGTGGTCCGAGCCCGTCGGCGACCGCGCCCGCCGAGTACTCGTCGAGCGCGGGCTCGCGCTTCGGCGCCGACGTCACGAGCACGGGCGACGTCGACGGAGACGGTCACGACGACACCCTCGTCGGCGCGCCGACGAACCGAGCGTTCCATCTCTATCTCCACACCGCGGCCGGCCTCGCGACGAGCGGCACCTCGTACACCGACGCCGCCACGACCGGCTTCGGCGCCGCGCTGGCCGCGCTCCTGTGGGGCTCCATCGAGGAGGCGTCATGAAGGATCTGCGCAGTCTCTCTCTCGCGCTCTGCGCGCTCACGATGGTCGCGTGCGGTGGTGACGACGACGACGCGCCCGCCGTCGACGGCGGACCGCGCGACTCCGGCGCATCGATCGACGCGGGGCGCGCCGACGGCGGCGCGACGGCGGACGACGATGCGGGCGAGGTCGGTGACGACGCCGCGGTCGTCGACGGCGGGCCCGACGCGACGACCGAGATCCCCGACGCCGGAAGCGACGCGGGCGACACGACGCCGATCCCCGCGCCGCGCCCGATCCTCCCGTGGTCGACGTCGCGCACCAGCTCGCCGACCGTGACGTTCCGATGGGCGCTCACCGCGCCTGCGACCGGCGCCCGCGTCGAGATCTGTCGCGACCCGGCGTGCATCACGGTCATCGAGATGCAGGACGTCGACGGCGAGACGCTGACGACGCTGGTGCCGCCCGATCCGCTCCCCGCCTCGCGCGTCTTCTACTGGCGTCTGACCGGTCGCGCCGGCACGCGCGTCGGCTCGGCGCAGAGCCCGATCTGGTCGTTCAGCGTGCACGGCCGCGCGACCGTGACGGTGAGCTCGACGTGGGGCTCGACCTACGACGTCGACGGTGACGGTCTCGCCGAAGTCCTCGCAGGCGCGCCCGACTCCTCGATCGTCCGGCTGTGGCGTGGTCGCGCGCCGATCGGCACCGCGCCCGCGACGCCGAGCACCGAGATCTCCGGCGCCGCGCCGCTCGAGCTCGGCACCGCGATCGCGAACGGCGGCGACCTGAACGGCGATGGCTTCGGCGACCTCGTGATCGGTGGCGCGGAGAACGCGTACGCGTTCCACGGCGCGAGCGGCTCACTCCCGGCGTCGCTCAACGTCACCGGCGCGAGCACGACCCTCACCGCGCTCGGCGCGCTCACCCAGAGCCGCATCTCGATGGCGGGCGACGTCGATCGCGACGGCTACGCCGATCTCGTCGTCGGCGATCCGTCGATGCGCCGCGTCCTCCTGTTCCGCGGCAGCGCGAGCGGGCTCGAGACCACGGGCACGCCGATCACGAGCGGAGCCGCCGGGTTCGGGCGCAGCGTCGCGGGCAGCTGCGACGTGAACGCCGACGGCCACGCCGATCTGATCGTCGGCGCCGACGAGGCGGCCTTCGTGCTGCTCGGCGCCGCGAGCGACGTCGGCGACGAGCGCATCACGCTCACGCCCGGCCCGACCAGCGCGGGCTTCGGCGCGTCGGTCGCGTGCGCGGGCGACATCAACGGCGACGGCCATCCCGACGTGCTCGTCGGCGCGCCGATCGACCACGCGGCGTTCGTCTACGGCGGCAACGCGAGCGGTGTCGGCGTCACCGCCGTCGCGGCGCTGCGCAAGCAGCCGGGCGTTCCGAGCGGCGGCGGCACGGCGCACGGCGAGGGCTTCGGCACGATGGTCGCGGCGGCCGGCGACGTGAACGGCGACGAGTACGGAGACGTGGTGATCGTCGCGCCCGAGCTGGTCGCGGGCGTCACCACCTTCGTCGGCTACGCGTTCGTCTTCCACGGATCGGCGGGCGGGCTGCCGATCACCCCCACCGCCGCATCGACGACGCACCAGCGCGCGTTCGGCTCGACGCCCGTCGAGAACCGCATCGCGGCGTCGCGCCTCGCGGGCGACGTCGACGGTGACGGCATCGACGAGGTCGTGAGCGGGATGCCGTTCCGCGGCGGCGGCGCGGGCGGGCTGCAGCTCAACCAGGGTGCGCAGACCACCGGTGTCCCGTCCGCCCCGATGTGGTTGATCGAAGGCGGAGTGACCACCGGGCTCGGCACGAGCGTCGCGTGGGTGTGGGGACGAACGTGGGCGCGAGGAACGTGAGTGACGTCTCGGATCGCGCCGGGTCTTGTCGGGATCACCCCCTACAGGGAAGCCGCCCGAGCGGGGTACCGTCGTCGGCGATGCCTCAGCTCGCAGTGGGCACGTCTGCCGCTCCATCGATCGCCGTGGCGTCGAGGGGCGGAGCAGGGAGCAGAGCATTGGGCACCCTGATCGAGTCCAGAGGACGTCGCTTCGGGCGCTACGTGCTGCTCGGCCATCTCGCCGACGGCGGGATGGCGAGCGTCTATCTCGCCCAGCTCCGCGGCAACAACCAGTTCGCG is a window encoding:
- a CDS encoding PEGA domain-containing protein; the encoded protein is MIARRSLSPLTFLACAIAVCAHVGVVHAQDADARAQSRTRFERGVQLLADAAYADAVRELEAARSLYPTASIHFNLGLAYRGTGRARDAIDSFERFLAAVGATGDPARVEEVNRYLRTLRSTLARLRIQVSPPDARVSIDGEPAAVGTTEIALDPGRHAVVATAPGHAEMRREVELAPGSSTTEVLALERVSTRGTLVLDVTPEDASVSLDGAPRGAGDQQIDLDPGAYTLAVSAGGRDVTRAFSIAAGQRLGLSLEVPQGGEDLTWLWVVLGVVAVGAAAGVTAAVLYEPDVQAPLMPNLGVVVTELGAR
- a CDS encoding FG-GAP-like repeat-containing protein, with translation MKHAIHAALLVATLASCTQARTQIMLRVRTDMAQGPSATLAAIRIRVSNDGAVTPAHDQRYALGTDVMLPSTLGVVPDAQRDALLSIEIDALGPGDTLLFTHRAQARYVEERTLLLDVFLAARCREAVARDCDDGQTCGPNGCEPVLRSDLPEFDPDAPVPDAGVIGDGGGTDACTAMCSGACVDTTTDPAHCGDCGMGCDPPASHGEASCFESTCTYACEAGYHVCGDDCVSNRSLSTCGDSCEPCAAPSGGNGVASCDGARCGFRCDPGYQRTSDGCVPGPNVEPPRPISPLSLSRVTSLRPTFRWALASGSDGALVQVCEDRACARIIAAEEVGSGATSLQLGADLALPASGSRRVYFRLFGRSGPATGSSPSVVWSFELPARSAEHETAFGTLYDVNADGHSDLAVGSEGDSVVLYTGSDSGLTRVTGALTQTGGSQFGAAVAAAGDVDGDGYADLVLGAPAFRRAYLYRGSTGGLGNTPLSFVGAAAATEFGRTVAPAGDVNGDGYADVLVGAPSAAMVALYVGAATPDSSADVMLAGPAGSRFGASLSSLGDLDGDGRHEFAIGAPGEGRVYLFRGAATLPASLAQSDAFAFLEGPAGADFGAAIAGALDVSGDGRPDLLVSSPSAGAGESGIRLFLGNTEGGLENEASSEWSAPGAPSSTTQFGASLHANGDVNRDGYDDWVVGAPGVVRAYVFRGGPSPSATAPAEYSSSAGSRFGADVTSTGDVDGDGHDDTLVGAPTNRAFHLYLHTAAGLATSGTSYTDAATTGFGAALAALLWGSIEEAS
- a CDS encoding VCBS repeat-containing protein, with amino-acid sequence MKDLRSLSLALCALTMVACGGDDDDAPAVDGGPRDSGASIDAGRADGGATADDDAGEVGDDAAVVDGGPDATTEIPDAGSDAGDTTPIPAPRPILPWSTSRTSSPTVTFRWALTAPATGARVEICRDPACITVIEMQDVDGETLTTLVPPDPLPASRVFYWRLTGRAGTRVGSAQSPIWSFSVHGRATVTVSSTWGSTYDVDGDGLAEVLAGAPDSSIVRLWRGRAPIGTAPATPSTEISGAAPLELGTAIANGGDLNGDGFGDLVIGGAENAYAFHGASGSLPASLNVTGASTTLTALGALTQSRISMAGDVDRDGYADLVVGDPSMRRVLLFRGSASGLETTGTPITSGAAGFGRSVAGSCDVNADGHADLIVGADEAAFVLLGAASDVGDERITLTPGPTSAGFGASVACAGDINGDGHPDVLVGAPIDHAAFVYGGNASGVGVTAVAALRKQPGVPSGGGTAHGEGFGTMVAAAGDVNGDEYGDVVIVAPELVAGVTTFVGYAFVFHGSAGGLPITPTAASTTHQRAFGSTPVENRIAASRLAGDVDGDGIDEVVSGMPFRGGGAGGLQLNQGAQTTGVPSAPMWLIEGGVTTGLGTSVAWVWGRTWARGT